One region of Chryseobacterium sp. SORGH_AS_0447 genomic DNA includes:
- the rfbB gene encoding dTDP-glucose 4,6-dehydratase, producing the protein MKNIIITGGAGFIGSHVVREFVKNNPSTTIINLDALTYAGNLENLKDIENEPNYVFEKADITKPEELRKIFEKYNPDAVVHLAAESHVDRSITDPMAFINTNVNGTANLLNLCKEFWTLNPDHTHGRFPDEKRTNLFYHVSTDEVYGSLGETGFFLETTAYDPQSPYSASKAASDHLVRAYGNTYGMPFIISNCSNNYGPNHFPEKLIPLCISNIINERPLPIYGDGKYTRDWLFVIDHAKGIQQIFNEARTGETYNIGGFNEWQNIDLVKELIKQMDAKLGRPEGYSEKLITFVKDRPGHDKRYAIDATKLNKDLGWKPSVTFEEGLGKTIDWYLENKEWLEHVTSGDYQKYYEKQYN; encoded by the coding sequence ATGAAAAATATAATCATTACCGGAGGTGCCGGATTTATCGGCTCTCATGTCGTAAGAGAATTTGTAAAAAACAATCCAAGCACAACAATTATTAATTTGGATGCACTTACTTATGCCGGAAATCTCGAAAACTTAAAGGATATTGAAAATGAGCCTAATTATGTTTTTGAAAAAGCAGATATTACAAAACCTGAAGAACTACGAAAAATATTCGAAAAATATAACCCAGATGCAGTGGTACACCTTGCTGCCGAAAGCCATGTAGACCGGAGCATTACGGATCCGATGGCATTTATCAATACCAACGTCAACGGAACTGCTAATCTGCTAAATCTTTGTAAAGAGTTCTGGACATTGAATCCCGATCATACCCACGGAAGATTCCCTGATGAAAAAAGGACCAACCTTTTCTACCACGTTTCTACCGATGAGGTCTATGGAAGCCTTGGAGAAACCGGATTCTTCCTGGAAACCACCGCTTACGATCCGCAGTCGCCGTATTCGGCATCCAAAGCAGCTTCCGACCATTTAGTAAGAGCCTATGGAAATACTTACGGAATGCCGTTTATTATATCCAACTGCTCCAACAATTACGGGCCGAATCATTTTCCAGAAAAACTAATTCCTCTTTGTATTTCAAACATCATTAATGAAAGGCCTTTACCGATCTATGGTGACGGGAAATATACGAGAGACTGGTTATTTGTAATCGATCACGCAAAAGGAATTCAACAGATTTTCAACGAAGCCAGAACAGGGGAAACCTATAATATCGGCGGATTCAACGAATGGCAAAATATTGATCTGGTAAAAGAACTTATCAAGCAGATGGATGCCAAACTGGGAAGACCGGAAGGTTATTCTGAAAAACTGATTACTTTTGTAAAGGATCGTCCAGGCCATGATAAACGGTATGCTATCGATGCCACCAAGCTGAATAAAGATCTGGGATGGAAACCGTCGGTAACATTTGAGGAAGGTTTAGGAAAAACCATCGACTGGTATCTTGAAAATAAAGAATGGCTTGAACATGTAACGAGCGGGGATTATCAGAAGTACTACGAAAAACAATACAATTAA
- the infB gene encoding translation initiation factor IF-2, translating into MPKIRLNKAVKEFNISMSRLVEFLQAKGIEVESNPNAQLEEAAYSALEAEFAKDGEQRKASHEVVITKVPEEKLEIEEKKTPEVIRAKANKPETKILGKIDLEPKKPEVEEVPAPAQPVAEEKKEEVAPTPEVKAAPEKQEFKVLDKIDLSQIESRNRPVKKDKPKMEEKKEEEKPVEKSAPVQEVPKPVAEKPVSKPAEEKPVEPVKAEEESQEPQKIETVYQKLDGPKIVGEKIDLTQFAPKQGAGAKKKRKRIEKPGGNNQQGGNNNQQGGNNQGNRPQGQGGPGGNRPSGQGGQGGNRFGNNNQQGGGQGNRPQGQGGPGQGGGNRFGNNQGNRPQGQGNRPPGQGGGNRFGNNRPGQRTMPVELTDEQVKNQIKETLEKLTNKGGKSKSAKHRKDKRNFRREQDERQQEIDAADRTLKVTEFITVGELASLMNVSPTEVISACFSLGVMVTMNQRLEADTLLLVADEFGYKIEFSDADLEEAEADEEIDNEENLVPRAPVVTVMGHVDHGKTSLLDYIRKTNVIAGESGGITQHIGAYNVKLENGQRITFLDTPGHEAFTAMRARGAQITDIAIIVIAADDDVMPQTKEAVSHAQAAGVPMIIAINKVDKPNANPDNIRQQLSGLNPPVLVEEWGGNVQAQEISAKMGNNIDLLLEKVLLQAELLELKANPARSANGVVIEASLDKGRGYVATMLVQSGTLKVGDYVVAGKNHGKVKALLDERGKNLAEAGPSIPATILGLDGAPTAGDKFRVYADESEGKAIANKREQLQRELSIRTKKHTTLEELGRRIALGEFKELNIILKGDVDGSVEALSDQLQRLSTEEISVKILHSGVGQITESDINLAAASDAIIIGFNVRAGANAKELADREEIEIRTYSIIYKAIDEVKEAMEGMLSPEIQEQVIGNVEIREVFKISKVGTIAGCMVLTGKVTRQSKVRLLRDGIVKFEGELESLKRFKDDVKEVTKGYECGLNLKGYNDIEQGDILEVYEEVAVKKKLK; encoded by the coding sequence ATGCCAAAAATTAGATTAAATAAAGCGGTTAAGGAATTCAACATTTCGATGTCCAGGTTAGTAGAATTTTTACAGGCCAAAGGCATTGAGGTTGAAAGCAATCCTAACGCTCAATTAGAAGAAGCGGCATATTCTGCATTGGAGGCTGAGTTTGCCAAGGACGGCGAACAGCGCAAAGCTTCCCATGAGGTGGTGATCACCAAAGTTCCGGAAGAAAAGCTGGAGATTGAGGAAAAGAAAACCCCTGAAGTAATAAGAGCTAAAGCTAACAAACCGGAAACTAAAATTTTAGGTAAAATAGACTTGGAGCCTAAAAAACCTGAAGTTGAAGAAGTTCCTGCTCCGGCACAACCTGTGGCGGAAGAGAAAAAAGAAGAAGTTGCTCCTACTCCTGAAGTAAAGGCAGCTCCTGAAAAGCAGGAATTCAAAGTTCTGGATAAAATAGATTTGTCTCAGATCGAGTCTAGAAACAGACCCGTGAAAAAAGACAAACCAAAAATGGAGGAGAAAAAAGAAGAGGAAAAACCTGTGGAAAAATCAGCGCCTGTACAAGAGGTTCCAAAGCCTGTGGCTGAAAAACCTGTTTCCAAACCGGCTGAAGAAAAACCTGTGGAGCCTGTGAAAGCTGAAGAGGAATCTCAGGAACCTCAAAAAATTGAAACAGTTTATCAAAAACTTGACGGACCTAAAATTGTTGGTGAAAAAATCGACTTGACTCAGTTTGCACCTAAGCAGGGCGCAGGAGCTAAGAAGAAAAGAAAAAGAATTGAAAAGCCAGGCGGTAACAACCAGCAGGGTGGAAACAATAACCAACAAGGCGGAAATAATCAGGGTAATCGTCCGCAAGGTCAGGGTGGCCCAGGTGGAAACCGACCTTCAGGGCAAGGTGGACAAGGCGGCAACCGTTTTGGAAACAATAACCAACAGGGAGGCGGACAAGGAAACCGACCTCAAGGCCAGGGTGGACCAGGCCAGGGTGGCGGCAACCGTTTTGGTAACAACCAAGGTAATCGTCCGCAAGGCCAGGGCAACCGTCCACCAGGTCAGGGCGGCGGCAACCGTTTCGGAAACAACAGACCGGGACAAAGAACCATGCCTGTTGAATTGACCGACGAACAAGTTAAAAACCAGATCAAGGAAACCCTTGAGAAATTAACCAATAAAGGAGGTAAATCTAAATCTGCGAAACACAGAAAAGATAAAAGAAACTTCCGTAGAGAACAGGACGAGCGCCAGCAGGAGATTGATGCGGCAGACAGAACATTAAAAGTAACGGAATTCATCACAGTAGGTGAATTGGCGAGTTTGATGAATGTGTCTCCGACAGAAGTTATTTCAGCTTGTTTCTCGTTAGGAGTAATGGTTACCATGAACCAGAGACTTGAAGCGGATACCTTATTATTGGTAGCAGACGAGTTTGGTTATAAGATCGAATTCTCTGATGCGGATCTTGAAGAAGCAGAGGCAGATGAGGAAATCGATAATGAAGAGAACCTAGTACCAAGAGCACCGGTAGTTACTGTAATGGGGCACGTTGACCACGGTAAAACTTCATTGTTGGATTATATCAGAAAAACTAACGTTATCGCAGGGGAATCCGGAGGAATTACCCAGCATATCGGAGCCTATAACGTGAAGCTGGAAAATGGTCAGCGAATTACCTTCTTGGATACACCTGGTCACGAAGCCTTTACGGCGATGAGAGCAAGGGGTGCGCAGATTACGGATATTGCAATTATTGTAATTGCTGCCGATGATGATGTAATGCCTCAGACTAAAGAAGCAGTCTCTCACGCACAGGCTGCGGGAGTACCGATGATCATCGCTATCAATAAAGTTGATAAGCCGAATGCGAATCCGGATAATATCCGTCAGCAGCTTTCTGGTTTAAACCCGCCGGTTCTTGTAGAAGAGTGGGGAGGAAATGTTCAGGCACAGGAAATTTCAGCAAAAATGGGTAACAATATAGATCTGTTATTGGAGAAAGTATTGCTACAGGCAGAATTACTGGAATTGAAAGCTAATCCTGCACGTTCTGCAAACGGAGTTGTAATTGAAGCATCATTGGATAAAGGAAGAGGGTATGTAGCCACGATGTTGGTACAGTCCGGAACGCTAAAAGTCGGAGACTATGTAGTAGCAGGTAAAAACCATGGTAAAGTAAAAGCTTTGCTTGATGAAAGAGGGAAAAATCTTGCGGAAGCAGGACCTTCAATTCCTGCCACGATCTTGGGTCTTGACGGAGCGCCTACTGCGGGAGATAAATTCCGTGTTTATGCTGATGAAAGCGAAGGTAAGGCCATTGCCAACAAGAGAGAGCAGCTTCAGAGAGAATTATCCATCAGAACGAAAAAGCATACAACGCTTGAAGAATTGGGAAGACGTATTGCCTTAGGTGAATTCAAGGAACTGAACATTATCCTTAAAGGTGACGTGGATGGTTCTGTAGAAGCACTTTCTGATCAGTTACAGAGATTGTCAACAGAAGAGATCAGTGTGAAAATCCTTCACTCAGGGGTTGGACAGATTACTGAGTCCGATATTAACTTAGCTGCTGCATCCGATGCCATTATCATTGGATTCAACGTAAGGGCAGGTGCGAATGCAAAAGAACTTGCAGACCGTGAAGAAATTGAAATCAGAACCTATTCTATCATCTACAAAGCCATCGATGAAGTAAAAGAAGCGATGGAAGGAATGCTTTCTCCTGAAATTCAGGAGCAAGTGATCGGTAACGTAGAGATCAGAGAAGTATTCAAAATTTCTAAAGTAGGTACCATTGCAGGTTGTATGGTTCTTACCGGTAAAGTCACGAGACAGTCAAAAGTACGTTTGCTAAGAGACGGCATCGTTAAATTCGAAGGAGAGCTGGAAAGCTTAAAACGTTTCAAAGATGACGTAAAAGAAGTGACTAAAGGCTACGAATGCGGATTGAACCTTAAAGGATATAACGACATTGAACAAGGCGATATTCTTGAAGTTTATGAAGAAGTGGCTGT
- a CDS encoding UDP-glucose/GDP-mannose dehydrogenase family protein, with product MNITIVGTGYVGLVTGTTLAELGNSVYCVDIDEKKVEGMKNGVVPIYEPNLEEMFLRNIQAERLYFTTDLKEALDKSEVIYLALPTPPGEDGSADLSYVLKVANDIGEMMTEYKVIVNKSTVPVGTADRVHEVIASKTQIPFDVVSNPEFLREGFAVEDSMNPARVIVGSSSDKAKDIMAKIYQPFTNTGIPIIFMDEKSSELTKYAANSFLAVKITFMNEIANYCEKVGADVDKVRLGMGSDDRIGQRFLFPGIGYGGSCFPKDVKALIKSGKQEDFNFQILEATENVNISQKVILVSEIEKYFGGTIEGKNIAVWGLAFKANTDDIREASSLDNIALLLKKGAKIIAYDAIAENNVKKLLGDKIQYAKSMYEALENADALLIATEWPEFKNPNFELMAQKMNSKVIFDGRNMYPLEIPEQNGFYYKSIGRKTIVN from the coding sequence TTGAATATTACTATTGTAGGAACGGGCTACGTAGGTTTGGTTACAGGAACCACTCTGGCAGAGCTTGGCAATTCGGTATACTGTGTAGATATTGATGAAAAAAAAGTAGAAGGCATGAAAAACGGCGTAGTTCCTATCTATGAGCCGAATCTCGAAGAAATGTTTTTAAGAAACATCCAGGCAGAAAGATTATATTTCACTACCGATTTAAAGGAAGCCTTGGATAAAAGTGAAGTTATTTATTTAGCCTTGCCTACTCCGCCGGGAGAAGATGGGTCTGCAGATCTTTCTTACGTCCTGAAAGTGGCCAATGATATCGGCGAAATGATGACTGAATATAAAGTAATCGTTAATAAAAGTACTGTTCCCGTAGGTACTGCCGACAGAGTACATGAAGTGATTGCTTCCAAAACCCAGATTCCTTTTGATGTAGTGTCTAACCCGGAATTTTTAAGAGAGGGTTTTGCCGTAGAAGATTCCATGAATCCGGCCAGAGTGATTGTGGGCTCGAGTTCAGACAAAGCCAAAGATATCATGGCTAAAATCTACCAGCCGTTTACCAATACCGGAATCCCGATTATTTTCATGGATGAAAAATCTTCCGAACTTACAAAATATGCAGCCAATTCATTTTTAGCGGTAAAAATCACCTTTATGAATGAGATTGCTAACTACTGCGAAAAAGTAGGTGCTGATGTGGATAAAGTAAGACTGGGAATGGGAAGTGACGATCGAATCGGTCAGCGGTTTTTATTCCCGGGCATCGGATATGGAGGCAGTTGTTTTCCAAAAGACGTCAAAGCCTTGATAAAATCCGGAAAACAGGAAGATTTCAACTTCCAGATCCTTGAAGCAACAGAAAATGTAAATATTTCTCAAAAAGTAATTTTGGTTTCAGAAATTGAAAAGTATTTCGGAGGAACCATTGAAGGAAAGAACATTGCCGTATGGGGACTGGCTTTTAAAGCAAATACAGACGATATCCGCGAAGCCTCATCACTTGATAATATTGCTTTGCTGCTTAAAAAAGGTGCTAAAATTATTGCCTACGATGCAATTGCAGAAAACAATGTCAAAAAGTTATTGGGAGACAAAATCCAATATGCAAAAAGCATGTATGAAGCCCTTGAAAATGCGGACGCTTTGCTGATCGCTACCGAATGGCCGGAATTCAAAAATCCGAATTTTGAACTGATGGCTCAGAAAATGAACAGTAAGGTTATTTTCGACGGCAGAAATATGTATCCTTTGGAAATCCCTGAACAGAACGGATTTTATTATAAGAGTATCGGACGTAAAACAATTGTAAATTAA
- the rimP gene encoding ribosome assembly cofactor RimP translates to MEFRKRIEELLNEFLETRKDLFLIDLKFSAGDDITVILDGDNGVSLQDCLDASRAIEFNMDREEHDFSLQVMSAGLSEPLATPRQFAKNIGREIEVLLNDTTKTEGELAKVDEEKITLILRYRKPKDIGKGKVDVEEEKEIPYSEIKKALVTIKF, encoded by the coding sequence ATGGAGTTTAGAAAAAGAATTGAAGAATTATTAAATGAGTTCCTTGAAACCAGAAAAGATCTATTTCTTATCGATTTGAAATTTTCTGCAGGGGACGACATCACAGTGATTTTAGATGGTGACAATGGGGTGTCTCTACAGGACTGCCTTGATGCAAGCCGGGCCATAGAATTCAATATGGATCGTGAGGAACATGATTTCAGCCTGCAGGTAATGTCTGCAGGACTAAGCGAGCCTTTGGCAACTCCGAGACAATTTGCAAAGAATATCGGAAGGGAAATTGAAGTTTTACTCAATGACACTACGAAAACTGAAGGCGAATTGGCGAAAGTGGATGAAGAAAAAATCACACTGATCCTGCGATACCGCAAGCCGAAAGACATCGGTAAGGGAAAAGTAGATGTGGAGGAGGAAAAAGAAATTCCGTACTCTGAGATTAAGAAAGCATTAGTAACAATTAAATTTTAA
- the nusA gene encoding transcription termination factor NusA — protein MDNIALIESFGDFKDEKGISKIDLMAIIEDSLKTLLRKRYDSDDHFDVIVNPDKGDFQIFLNKTIVEDEMSEDDDLEIEISEAKKIDPTFEVGEDFTMEIPVAQLGRRNILTLKQILATKLQEHNNAMLYEQFKDRIGEIVVGEIHHIRHKHVILLDDEDNEFILPKENQIPSDFFKKGENIRAIVETVDFKGSKPQIIISRTAPKFLEKLLELEIPEIQDGTIMLKKAVRIPGEKAKIAVDAYDDRIDPVGACVGVKGSRIHGVVRELRNENIDVIQWSKNPEILVKRALGNVTINKIDINEEQQYALVYTPVEEISKVIGKQGQNIRLASWLTGYEIDVHRESSEDDDVELREFNDDIEQWILDEFKKVGLTTAKSVLDKETESLLNMVDLEEETIEEVKRILREEFED, from the coding sequence ATGGACAATATAGCGTTGATTGAATCCTTCGGTGATTTTAAAGACGAAAAAGGGATCAGTAAGATTGATCTTATGGCAATTATTGAAGATTCTCTAAAGACACTTTTGAGAAAAAGATACGATTCGGATGATCATTTTGATGTAATTGTAAACCCTGATAAAGGAGATTTTCAGATATTTTTGAATAAAACTATTGTGGAAGACGAAATGTCTGAGGATGATGATCTGGAAATCGAGATTTCTGAAGCTAAGAAAATCGATCCGACTTTCGAGGTAGGTGAAGATTTTACGATGGAAATTCCTGTTGCCCAATTGGGAAGAAGAAATATTCTAACGCTAAAGCAGATCTTGGCTACAAAATTGCAGGAGCACAACAATGCCATGTTGTATGAGCAGTTTAAGGACCGGATCGGAGAGATCGTAGTAGGGGAAATCCATCATATCCGTCACAAGCATGTAATTTTGCTTGATGATGAAGATAACGAATTCATTTTGCCGAAAGAAAATCAGATTCCATCCGATTTCTTTAAAAAAGGTGAGAATATCAGAGCTATTGTTGAAACAGTAGATTTCAAAGGTTCAAAACCGCAGATTATTATTTCCAGAACTGCACCTAAATTCTTAGAAAAACTATTAGAGCTGGAAATTCCTGAAATCCAGGACGGAACTATTATGCTTAAAAAAGCGGTAAGAATTCCTGGAGAAAAAGCGAAGATTGCAGTAGATGCTTACGATGACAGAATAGATCCGGTAGGAGCCTGTGTAGGGGTAAAAGGATCGAGAATTCATGGCGTGGTAAGAGAGTTGAGAAATGAGAACATCGACGTTATTCAGTGGTCTAAAAACCCTGAGATTCTTGTGAAGAGAGCTTTAGGAAATGTTACCATCAATAAAATTGACATCAATGAGGAGCAGCAATATGCATTGGTATATACTCCGGTTGAAGAGATTTCCAAAGTAATCGGTAAACAAGGTCAGAATATCAGACTTGCTTCTTGGTTGACAGGTTACGAAATCGATGTACACAGAGAGTCCAGCGAAGATGATGATGTTGAATTAAGAGAATTCAATGACGATATCGAGCAGTGGATTTTGGATGAATTTAAGAAAGTAGGTCTTACAACTGCAAAATCGGTTTTAGATAAAGAAACTGAGAGCTTGCTTAATATGGTTGATCTTGAAGAGGAAACTATTGAAGAAGTAAAACGTATTCTTAGAGAAGAATTCGAGGATTAA
- the rfbA gene encoding glucose-1-phosphate thymidylyltransferase RfbA, giving the protein MKGIILAGGSGTRLYPLTIAVSKQLMPVYDKPMIYYPLSTLLLAGIKDILIITTPHDQPGFVKLLGDGSQIGCNIEYIVQPSPDGLAQAFILGDQFIGNDAAALVLGDNIFYGSEMGTLLKNKTNPEGGVVFAYHVSDPERYGVVEFDDDFKAVSIEEKPLQPKSNYAVPGLYFYDNNVVEIAKNIKPSPRGELEITDVNNVYLQNGKLEVGVLDRGTAWLDTGTFDSLNDASEFVRVIEKRQGFKVGCIEEIAFRNKFIDEEKLLETAAKYGKSGYGEYLKQLVNK; this is encoded by the coding sequence ATGAAAGGTATAATTTTAGCCGGAGGTTCCGGAACAAGACTTTACCCTCTTACCATAGCCGTAAGCAAGCAATTGATGCCTGTTTATGACAAGCCGATGATTTACTATCCGCTATCCACTTTATTACTGGCAGGCATTAAAGATATTTTAATTATCACAACGCCGCATGATCAGCCGGGATTCGTCAAATTATTAGGAGACGGCTCACAGATTGGCTGCAACATCGAGTATATAGTTCAGCCAAGTCCGGATGGATTAGCACAGGCATTCATTCTAGGCGATCAATTCATAGGAAACGATGCCGCGGCACTGGTGTTGGGGGATAATATATTTTACGGCTCAGAAATGGGAACATTGCTTAAAAATAAAACCAATCCGGAAGGAGGTGTCGTTTTTGCCTATCACGTCTCAGATCCTGAGCGGTATGGGGTGGTGGAATTTGATGATGATTTCAAAGCCGTTTCCATTGAGGAAAAACCTTTACAGCCTAAATCCAATTACGCAGTTCCGGGATTATATTTTTATGACAACAATGTAGTGGAAATTGCCAAAAACATCAAGCCTTCTCCACGAGGCGAGCTTGAAATTACCGACGTAAACAATGTATACCTGCAAAACGGGAAACTCGAAGTAGGTGTTTTGGACAGAGGAACAGCATGGCTTGATACCGGCACTTTCGATTCTTTAAATGATGCTTCTGAATTTGTGCGTGTGATTGAAAAAAGACAAGGTTTTAAGGTTGGATGTATTGAGGAAATTGCTTTCAGGAATAAATTCATTGATGAAGAGAAATTACTGGAAACTGCTGCGAAATATGGCAAAAGCGGCTATGGTGAATATCTGAAACAGCTGGTAAACAAATAA
- a CDS encoding ABC transporter ATP-binding protein: MLALKAENISKQYRLGQVGTGTLSHDLNRFWYKMRGKEDPYLKIGEANDRTQKGTSEYVWSLRDINFEIEQGDAVGIIGRNGAGKSTLLKLLSKVTKPTTGKIFTNGRIASLLEVGTGFHPEMTGRENVFLNGAILGMTRKEISRKFDEIVDFSGVERYIDTPVKRYSSGMYVRLAFAVAAHLESEILIVDEVLAVGDADFQKKCLGKMGDVTKGEGRTILFVSHNMTAIKELCNSGILLNQGQLAYSGNILDTIVEYQKNSEIQSKYMHNGPIETAMGNENIRILEFSAVPKRGELIDIESGISVKLRFINFKAGINLDATFELRTYEEVPVFHTGVLITTDNDSEAKEYCVEFDLPRHFLNAGNYYFKLIFGKDQRIPLYTVPNIIGFEVENIRLGKNMSISPGIIRPDFDFKIS, from the coding sequence ATGCTGGCTTTAAAAGCAGAAAATATATCCAAACAATACCGTCTCGGTCAGGTCGGAACAGGAACTTTATCTCATGACCTTAACAGATTCTGGTATAAGATGAGAGGTAAAGAAGATCCTTATTTAAAAATTGGTGAAGCAAATGACAGAACCCAGAAAGGAACTTCAGAATATGTATGGTCGTTGCGTGATATTAACTTTGAAATTGAACAGGGTGATGCCGTAGGAATTATCGGAAGAAACGGAGCCGGAAAGTCTACTCTTTTAAAGCTTTTAAGTAAAGTAACCAAACCTACGACCGGAAAGATTTTTACCAACGGCAGGATAGCTTCTTTACTGGAAGTGGGAACGGGTTTTCACCCGGAAATGACAGGTCGTGAAAATGTTTTTCTGAACGGAGCGATCCTTGGAATGACCCGAAAGGAAATTTCCAGGAAATTTGATGAGATCGTAGACTTTTCAGGTGTTGAAAGATATATTGATACGCCTGTAAAAAGATATTCTTCAGGAATGTATGTACGTCTTGCTTTTGCCGTTGCTGCCCACCTTGAATCTGAAATCCTGATTGTAGATGAGGTTTTGGCGGTTGGAGATGCTGATTTTCAAAAGAAATGTTTGGGAAAAATGGGAGATGTTACTAAAGGTGAAGGAAGAACAATTCTTTTTGTGAGCCATAATATGACTGCCATCAAAGAACTCTGTAATTCAGGTATACTGCTTAATCAGGGACAGTTGGCGTATAGTGGGAATATATTGGATACGATAGTGGAATATCAGAAAAATTCTGAAATCCAGAGCAAATATATGCATAATGGTCCTATTGAAACAGCCATGGGCAATGAAAACATAAGAATTCTCGAATTTTCCGCTGTTCCCAAAAGAGGAGAATTAATAGATATTGAATCCGGAATATCTGTAAAACTAAGATTTATAAATTTCAAAGCCGGAATCAATCTGGATGCAACTTTCGAGCTCAGAACGTACGAGGAAGTGCCGGTATTCCATACAGGAGTTCTTATTACAACAGACAACGATTCAGAAGCAAAAGAATATTGTGTGGAATTTGATCTTCCTAGACATTTTCTCAATGCAGGAAATTATTATTTTAAATTAATTTTCGGTAAAGATCAGCGAATCCCATTGTATACCGTACCCAATATAATAGGGTTTGAGGTGGAAAATATCAGACTGGGTAAAAATATGAGTATTTCTCCAGGAATTATCAGGCCTGATTTTGATTTTAAAATATCTTAA
- a CDS encoding FdtA/QdtA family cupin domain-containing protein yields the protein MIPRIINLPKILDKRGNLSFFEHPNQLPFEIARTYWIYDVPGGESRGSHAFKQQQEFIIALSGSFDVIIHNGKEEKKFSLNRSYYGLYIPNMYWRKLENFSTNSLALIVSDQTYNESDYIRDFDEFKKLAHEK from the coding sequence ATGATTCCAAGAATAATTAATCTTCCAAAAATTTTAGATAAAAGAGGAAATCTTTCTTTTTTTGAACATCCTAACCAGCTTCCCTTCGAGATTGCAAGAACATATTGGATCTATGATGTTCCGGGAGGCGAATCCAGAGGAAGCCATGCATTTAAACAACAGCAGGAGTTCATCATTGCTCTTTCAGGAAGCTTTGACGTTATTATACATAACGGAAAAGAAGAAAAGAAATTCTCTCTGAACAGATCCTATTACGGACTATATATACCCAATATGTACTGGAGGAAATTAGAAAATTTCTCCACCAATTCGTTAGCGCTTATTGTTTCCGACCAAACTTATAATGAAAGTGATTATATCAGAGATTTTGATGAATTTAAAAAGTTAGCCCATGAAAAATAG
- a CDS encoding ABC transporter permease, translating into MTEPQQKWTETIETHHSLFDLKLKEVWRYKDLVYMFVKRDFVSSFKQTILGPIWFFINPILTTIVYLVVFGKIANLPTDGAPPLLFYLAGVTLWNYFSSCLLGTSSTFVGNAGIFGKVYFPRLVTPISIVISNLMRFGVQFLLFIIGWSYYLSKGEVHPNIWVLATPFLILLMALFALGVGMIFSSLTTKYKDLNMLLGFGVSLYMYATPVIYPTSALPGFFKKLSCYNPLTGVFECFKYAWFGVGDFSPLMLVISSIIILLLLIIGVVIFNKIEKSFMDTV; encoded by the coding sequence ATGACTGAACCACAACAGAAGTGGACCGAAACTATTGAAACCCACCATTCTTTATTCGATCTGAAATTAAAGGAAGTATGGCGGTATAAAGATCTTGTTTACATGTTTGTAAAAAGAGATTTTGTATCCAGCTTTAAGCAAACTATCTTAGGCCCGATCTGGTTTTTTATAAATCCTATTTTAACAACCATTGTTTACTTGGTTGTTTTTGGAAAAATAGCTAATCTTCCTACAGATGGGGCTCCACCCCTACTTTTTTATTTAGCAGGAGTAACACTTTGGAATTATTTCTCCTCTTGTTTATTAGGAACCTCCTCTACTTTTGTAGGAAATGCAGGTATCTTCGGTAAAGTCTATTTCCCAAGATTGGTAACTCCGATCTCTATTGTTATTTCCAACCTCATGCGTTTCGGGGTACAGTTTTTACTTTTTATCATCGGCTGGTCATATTATCTATCAAAAGGGGAAGTACACCCGAATATCTGGGTGCTGGCTACTCCTTTTTTAATACTTTTAATGGCATTGTTCGCTCTGGGAGTAGGAATGATATTTTCTTCGCTTACAACAAAATATAAGGATCTGAACATGCTTCTCGGGTTTGGGGTAAGTTTATATATGTATGCAACGCCAGTAATATATCCGACATCAGCATTACCTGGTTTTTTTAAAAAACTCTCATGTTACAATCCTCTAACAGGTGTTTTTGAATGTTTTAAATATGCATGGTTTGGTGTTGGGGATTTTTCACCATTGATGTTGGTAATAAGTTCGATCATAATACTCTTGTTATTAATTATAGGCGTTGTTATTTTCAACAAGATTGAAAAATCTTTTATGGACACAGTTTAA